The nucleotide sequence GCTCGGGCACAACAAAATCGCGTCAGACCGGGGCGGGGAATGCAGAAATTCGAAATCGGCTGATGGGCATTGCCGGTCGTCCGTTTCGGAGCGTCCAAGGTGGGACGTGGCGACTTTGAGGGATGCGTGCATTGTGGCGCGCCGCAAGTCGGGAAACCGCCAGGAAGTGGCCACATTTGCTGGTCTGGTTTGCCACCCCTCTGTAATATGAATCGCCAGTTCAGTGTCCTCTCCCCCCCAAGCGAGCGAACCCCCAGCTGCGGCGGGATCTTGTACTACTTCAACGAAATTCGCATGAGCACGAACGAACTTTCGAATCGCCCGTATTCCAATTCGCCTGCGATGATGCAGGCGCCGATCGCGATGATGGATCGCGATGGAGCCGACGGCGGCAAAAATGAAATGCCCAACATCGGTGCGGCCATGTGGCGTTACCGCTGGGCGGTGGCTCTGCCGACCATGCTGGGCATGGTGGCGGGATTCTTGTTGTTCCTGCGGACCAACGAAACATTCCGGGCAACGACCCAGATCATGATCGAGTCCAATCGCCCCGCAGTGATGGACACGATGACCGGCGAAATGGTCGGCGGCGTGCCGAGCATTGAAATCGTCCAAGCCCAATTGTTCAGCGATGAGGTCATTCGAGGGGCTTTTGAAAACCCCGAGATGATCCAATACCACGAAACGTTGGACGAGGGCGACGGTCCCTGGGCACGCTTCGTCGAAATGGTGAAGAAAGACGAGGTGCTGGAATTGGAGCCCGAGGTTTCCGATGTGAAGACGGCTCAATCCGTCGTCGCACTTCTGCACTTCGACAGCCCTAATCCTGATTTGTCGACCGCGGCGGTGACAGCGTTCAGCCAGTCGCTGCAGCAGTATTACAACAAAAAGTACAGCAACAGCCGTGATGAGCTGAAACGATTCATCAACGAGGCGACGGATAAGGTCCAACCGCAACTGGACAAATATGAGTCCATCTACGCTCAATTCCGCAAGGAATCCGATCTCTTCTTCGACGAACAGGGCAACGCGATCAACCCTCACCGTGTGCGTGTCCAGGAACTGATGGCGGATCGTGGCAAACTGGTGCAGGAATATGTCGATTCCGAACTGACGTATCGATCGATCAAACAAACCGTCGAAGGCGCTGAAGATCCACGACTGGCTTTCACGATTGTTTCGCAACTGCTGGATCGTCCGCTCAGTCTGCCTAAGGAATTGGACGCCACACGCCTGGCCATGGGAGCCGACGACGGCGAACTGGCGTCGATGGAAGTCCAAGAAGAACTGGCTCCGTTGAAAGCCGATCGCGATGCACTGGCCGCGGAACTCGGCAAGGGTCACCCGCACGTCAAAGTGCTGGACAACAAAATCGCGTCGTTGGAAAAGGCCTTGGACCGCCTGGGGCAAAGTCGTTCCAGTCGTATCGGGCAGCTGATGGATGATGAAGAACGCAAGACCAAGCAGGCCTTGCAAGCCATCGATGCGGTTCAAGCCACCGCGAAGACCAAGGTCGACATGTTGAAGCAACGCTTGGATCTGCTGACCAAAGAAATCGAATCCGAAGCCGCCAAAGGACGTTTGCTTGCAGACAAAGAAGTCGACTACATCGCACTGCAAAACAAGATTGAGGGGACTCGTGAATTGGTCACGCAAGTCAGCGAAAGCATGGCTCGCGTCGACATGTCGACCAGTACCGAAAGCGAAACGCGTGTCGTTGAATTGATCGCCGCGAAAGGCGCTTACTTGGTCGCACCGATCTTATGGAAACTGGTTGGCATCGGCGGCTTCCTGGGATTGGCGTTGGGTGCCGGCATGGCATTCTTGTTGGAAAAGAACGCCAACACCTTCCGCGACCCGGACGAAATCGCCGCCAGCCTGGGCACCAGTGTTCTGACGCACGTCCCGTTCTTCAAAAAGCGACTGACAAAACGTGGAAGCGGTCAAAACGCAGACAAGGACAGTCCCTACAAAGAACTGGATCCCTGTTTGGCCGTCCTGCACTCGCCGTCGTCCGTCGCCGCCGAATCGGTCCGGTCGCTTCGAACGGCAACCTACTTCGAATTGGCGGGGGTCCAAGGCGGCAAGATTTTGCAAGTCACGAGCCCGTTGCCCGGGGATGGTAAGAGTACGATCGCGGGCAACTTGGCGTGTGCCATCGCACAGAGTGGCAAGAGTGTTCTGGCAATCGACTGTGACCTTCGGCGTCCCCAGTTGACCGATAACTTTGTGATGCAAGATCAGCTTGGGCTGACCAATGTTCTGAACGGTGAATGTGAGTGGCAGGAGGCATGCCACACGACGCCACTGGGGCACCTGGACGTCATGCCCAGCGGTCCAATTCCGGCCAACCCGGCCGAAGCGTTGACGTTGCCAGAGATGGCCGAAATGCTGGAACAGCTTCGCGAGCATTACGACTATGTGATCGTCGATACGCCGCCGCTGTTGGTCGTGACAGACCCCAGCATCTTGGCCAGCCTGGTCGACGGCGTCTTGCTGACACTGCGTGTTCGCCGCAAGAGTAAGTTGAACGCTCGCGAAGCGGTCAACATTCTCAACAGCGTCGGCGGCAACTTGATTGGTACCGTGATCAACAACTCCGACGAAGCGTCCAGCAGTGATGGCTACCGCGGATACGGCTACTACCGCTACAGCCGCTATGCCAAGAAGTACTACCGACGCGGCGGCAACGCCGGCGAAGTGGTGCCCAAGGGCAGCAAGAAACGAAGTGGCATGGTCGTCAGTGGACGCAGCACACAAAACCGCGTCCGCCCGTCCGAAGCGATGCCGCCTCAAAACGAAGCCGTCGCCGCCGCCGCGCCCGTCACACGCCCCAGCGTGCCAAGCGATCACCAGGCTGATTCGTAGAGTTTGGACGCGGGGCAGACCCGTCCGACGGAATTTTAGGTAACACGACCGGCCGTGATCCCGATGGGTTTGCGGCCGGTGCGTTTACTGCGGTCTTGAATCCTAAAAGAGTGTGAAGTCGCCGTGTGTGAAGCTTGCAATGCCGGGGACTGCTAGTTCAGAATGCCAAGTCGGTGCTTCGACACGTGAACATTGTTCCAATGGTTCGGTCGCTGCATCGCACCGAAGTCCCAAAAATGGCCAGCTGATCGGATGTGCTGCAACCTTTTGGGCTTCGCGAAACCCAACCGCCATTGTCCCGCCCGCCGGTGAAACCACGGACGAGACGGCGGAAAACTTGGATCCCGAATCCGCGTGACCTCGACGTCCACGGTGGTTTTCAG is from Crateriforma conspicua and encodes:
- a CDS encoding polysaccharide biosynthesis tyrosine autokinase; its protein translation is MSTNELSNRPYSNSPAMMQAPIAMMDRDGADGGKNEMPNIGAAMWRYRWAVALPTMLGMVAGFLLFLRTNETFRATTQIMIESNRPAVMDTMTGEMVGGVPSIEIVQAQLFSDEVIRGAFENPEMIQYHETLDEGDGPWARFVEMVKKDEVLELEPEVSDVKTAQSVVALLHFDSPNPDLSTAAVTAFSQSLQQYYNKKYSNSRDELKRFINEATDKVQPQLDKYESIYAQFRKESDLFFDEQGNAINPHRVRVQELMADRGKLVQEYVDSELTYRSIKQTVEGAEDPRLAFTIVSQLLDRPLSLPKELDATRLAMGADDGELASMEVQEELAPLKADRDALAAELGKGHPHVKVLDNKIASLEKALDRLGQSRSSRIGQLMDDEERKTKQALQAIDAVQATAKTKVDMLKQRLDLLTKEIESEAAKGRLLADKEVDYIALQNKIEGTRELVTQVSESMARVDMSTSTESETRVVELIAAKGAYLVAPILWKLVGIGGFLGLALGAGMAFLLEKNANTFRDPDEIAASLGTSVLTHVPFFKKRLTKRGSGQNADKDSPYKELDPCLAVLHSPSSVAAESVRSLRTATYFELAGVQGGKILQVTSPLPGDGKSTIAGNLACAIAQSGKSVLAIDCDLRRPQLTDNFVMQDQLGLTNVLNGECEWQEACHTTPLGHLDVMPSGPIPANPAEALTLPEMAEMLEQLREHYDYVIVDTPPLLVVTDPSILASLVDGVLLTLRVRRKSKLNAREAVNILNSVGGNLIGTVINNSDEASSSDGYRGYGYYRYSRYAKKYYRRGGNAGEVVPKGSKKRSGMVVSGRSTQNRVRPSEAMPPQNEAVAAAAPVTRPSVPSDHQADS